One genomic region from Knoellia sp. p5-6-4 encodes:
- a CDS encoding LuxR C-terminal-related transcriptional regulator gives MPSRPKKTGSSSSTATRSLLSAARYGIPGLPSPHVARPRLLSALAASEHTPLTLVSAPAGTGKTTLVADWARQRLLRSPTAWVTFDDGGDSLWVDLVLCLGRLGVPVPQVRADGTGTTRLSRSQLTTLAEGIASAPQRLTVVLDGYDLVHPDEARELHYLLEHTAGRLGLVLVTRVDPALPLYRYRLEDSLVELRVADLAFDDSEAATLLGRAGVALDAEVLHAVNTRVRGWAAGLRFAARALAGQDDVDRSAASAVTSAVDINEYLVGEVLDVQTSEVRDFLLETAVADVLSPALVTELRGPEARHVLAGLGHPSTFVEPVPGQPGCFRYYPFFKELLQAQLAYERPQRWAELHRTAATWCEREGLPDRALSHLAAIHAWQEVAALMVAADRVAVLLSEGDLAGPLWSAATRLPRELDAPEACAVRAAVSLVLGDAHTCAGELAAGRDGLLAAPTDAARPAPPVVAATLAAIDVARAAMDGSADEAAVLGEVAAEALEHARPSSLGVTNPGLVALLARCRGLTAMRRGDARRARAVLNEAAVSVTEASGMPSGILADVLGHLAVVDVLEGHLARAARTAEDSLALSDGKRSAAVCHGEAAAHIALGAIALERCHAKEARHHVSVAFTSPTLGGHPLCRALAEAVLAGVERAAGNPQAALTRLDSAADAAGRTDPWLADRLRVEAARLGLASGRTEQALNSLNAVEHQGMPQAAAVAAVAFAQMGQLTAVEDRLSHVRHNDPNLQTEVMALLAEGARDLQQNAPVRAHAALDRSLRLAAPEGMRRPFREGGALVQRLLSSDPVALQEHAWLAQGPIGDRPAGAAPHASSQHAVLRASEAPVEELTAKELEVLAHLAELLTTEEIAGRMFISVNTVRTHVRNILRKLAVNRRNAAIRRARELGLLGDSDATTASAS, from the coding sequence ATGCCTTCGAGGCCGAAGAAGACCGGGTCGAGCTCGAGCACCGCCACACGGTCACTGCTCTCGGCAGCCCGGTACGGCATACCCGGGCTGCCCTCACCTCACGTCGCCCGGCCCCGCCTGCTGTCCGCCTTGGCGGCCTCCGAGCACACCCCTCTGACGCTCGTCAGCGCGCCCGCGGGAACCGGCAAGACCACCCTCGTCGCGGACTGGGCGCGCCAGCGCCTGCTGCGGTCCCCGACGGCATGGGTGACCTTCGACGACGGTGGCGACTCGCTGTGGGTCGACCTCGTGCTGTGCCTGGGACGACTGGGCGTGCCCGTGCCACAGGTCCGCGCCGACGGCACCGGCACGACACGCCTCTCCCGGTCGCAGCTCACCACCCTGGCAGAAGGCATCGCGTCGGCACCCCAGCGCCTGACGGTCGTGCTCGATGGCTACGACCTCGTGCATCCCGACGAGGCCCGGGAGCTGCACTACCTCCTCGAGCACACCGCCGGCCGGCTGGGCCTGGTGCTGGTGACACGGGTCGACCCGGCGCTGCCGCTGTACCGGTACCGGCTGGAGGACTCCCTGGTCGAGCTGCGCGTGGCAGACCTGGCGTTCGACGACAGCGAGGCCGCCACCCTGCTCGGCCGTGCCGGGGTGGCGCTCGACGCGGAGGTGCTCCACGCCGTCAACACGAGGGTCCGTGGCTGGGCGGCAGGCCTGCGGTTCGCGGCGCGCGCCCTGGCCGGCCAGGACGACGTCGACCGGTCGGCGGCGTCGGCGGTCACCTCGGCCGTCGACATCAACGAGTACCTGGTGGGCGAGGTCCTGGACGTGCAGACCTCGGAGGTGCGCGACTTCCTGCTCGAGACCGCGGTGGCCGACGTGCTCTCGCCCGCCCTGGTCACCGAGCTGCGCGGGCCGGAGGCCCGCCACGTCCTCGCGGGACTCGGGCATCCCAGCACCTTCGTCGAGCCGGTGCCGGGGCAGCCCGGCTGCTTCCGCTACTACCCCTTCTTCAAGGAGCTGCTCCAGGCCCAGCTCGCCTACGAGCGACCGCAGCGCTGGGCCGAGCTGCACCGCACCGCAGCCACCTGGTGCGAGCGGGAGGGTCTGCCGGACCGCGCCCTGTCCCACCTCGCGGCCATCCACGCATGGCAGGAGGTCGCCGCCCTGATGGTGGCCGCCGACCGCGTCGCGGTGCTGCTCTCCGAGGGGGACCTCGCCGGACCCCTGTGGTCTGCGGCGACCCGGCTTCCCCGCGAGCTCGACGCGCCGGAGGCCTGTGCCGTCCGAGCCGCCGTGTCCCTGGTGCTGGGTGACGCCCACACCTGCGCCGGGGAGCTGGCCGCGGGCAGGGACGGGTTGCTCGCCGCGCCGACCGACGCTGCCAGACCCGCTCCCCCCGTGGTGGCGGCCACCCTCGCCGCCATCGACGTCGCCCGGGCGGCCATGGACGGGAGCGCCGACGAGGCGGCCGTGCTGGGCGAGGTGGCGGCGGAGGCCCTCGAGCACGCACGCCCCAGCTCACTGGGTGTCACCAACCCCGGCCTGGTCGCCCTGCTGGCACGGTGCCGCGGCCTCACGGCCATGCGTCGCGGCGACGCCCGCCGGGCGCGCGCCGTCCTGAACGAGGCTGCGGTCTCGGTCACCGAGGCCAGCGGTATGCCGTCCGGCATCCTCGCGGACGTCCTCGGGCACCTCGCCGTCGTGGACGTCCTGGAGGGTCACCTGGCGCGTGCCGCGCGGACCGCGGAGGACTCGCTGGCTCTCTCCGACGGCAAGCGGTCGGCCGCGGTCTGCCACGGTGAGGCCGCCGCCCACATCGCGCTGGGCGCCATCGCCCTCGAGCGGTGTCACGCCAAGGAGGCCCGTCACCACGTCTCCGTGGCCTTCACCTCCCCCACCCTCGGCGGGCACCCCCTCTGCAGGGCCCTGGCCGAGGCCGTGCTCGCCGGCGTCGAGCGCGCTGCCGGGAACCCCCAGGCGGCCCTGACCCGGCTCGACTCCGCCGCTGACGCGGCGGGGAGGACCGACCCGTGGCTGGCCGACCGGCTGCGCGTGGAGGCCGCACGGCTGGGCCTCGCCAGCGGCCGCACCGAACAGGCGCTGAACTCCCTCAACGCGGTCGAACACCAGGGCATGCCGCAGGCGGCGGCCGTGGCGGCCGTGGCCTTCGCCCAGATGGGGCAGCTCACGGCCGTGGAGGACCGGCTCTCGCACGTGCGGCACAACGACCCGAACCTGCAGACGGAGGTGATGGCGCTCCTGGCCGAGGGCGCGCGCGACCTGCAGCAGAACGCGCCGGTCCGGGCGCACGCCGCCTTGGACCGCTCGCTGCGACTGGCAGCCCCCGAGGGCATGAGACGGCCGTTCCGCGAGGGCGGGGCCCTGGTGCAGCGGCTCCTGTCGTCGGACCCGGTCGCCCTGCAGGAGCATGCCTGGCTCGCCCAGGGCCCGATCGGCGACCGCCCGGCGGGGGCGGCCCCCCACGCCTCGTCGCAGCACGCCGTGCTCCGGGCGTCGGAGGCTCCGGTGGAGGAGCTCACGGCGAAGGAGCTGGAGGTGCTCGCGCACCTCGCCGAGCTGCTCACCACGGAGGAGATCGCGGGGCGGATGTTCATCTCGGTCAACACGGTGCGCACTCACGTGCGGAACATCCTGCGCAAGCTCGCCGTCAACCGCCGCAATGCCGCCATCCGCCGTGCCCGTGAGCTGGGGCTGCTGGGGGACTCGGACGCCACCACCGCCAGCGCCTCCTGA
- a CDS encoding SHOCT domain-containing protein, with protein sequence MDFWDVVWFIIISFAFVAYLMVMFSILTDLFRDRETGGFAKAVWVIALIFVPFLTALIYLVARGRSMADRSMKEAQSLQQQQEAYIKEVAGKATPVDQVAQARRMLDAGEISQAEYERLKEKALA encoded by the coding sequence ATGGATTTCTGGGACGTTGTGTGGTTCATCATCATCAGTTTCGCGTTCGTGGCCTACCTGATGGTCATGTTCTCGATCCTCACGGACCTGTTCCGGGACCGCGAGACCGGCGGCTTCGCCAAGGCTGTGTGGGTCATCGCCCTGATCTTCGTGCCGTTCCTCACCGCACTGATCTACCTCGTGGCCCGTGGCCGCAGCATGGCGGATCGGTCCATGAAGGAGGCCCAGTCGCTGCAGCAGCAGCAGGAGGCCTACATCAAGGAAGTCGCCGGCAAGGCCACCCCGGTCGACCAGGTCGCGCAGGCCCGGCGGATGCTGGACGCAGGGGAGATCTCCCAGGCCGAGTACGAGCGCCTCAAGGAGAAGGCCTTGGCCTGA
- a CDS encoding DUF6325 family protein, with the protein MTSTEPTTASSDVHGPVDFVLLEFPRDQLTGEASQALLDLVERGIIRLYDLLVISKNEDGSVEVLELGDPSGVDGFAYFSGARSGLLGDDDVDEASSAMRAGTVAALIVYENSWAIPFVAAARNSGGELIASARIPAPVVMEALEAIEGTESAESA; encoded by the coding sequence GTGACCTCGACCGAACCGACGACCGCGTCGTCCGACGTCCATGGCCCCGTCGACTTCGTCCTCCTCGAGTTCCCCCGTGACCAGCTCACGGGGGAGGCGAGCCAGGCGCTGCTCGACCTGGTCGAGCGCGGCATCATCCGCCTCTACGACCTGCTGGTGATCAGCAAGAACGAGGACGGCTCGGTGGAGGTGCTCGAGCTCGGCGACCCCTCCGGGGTCGACGGTTTCGCGTACTTCTCCGGCGCCCGCAGCGGGCTCCTCGGCGACGACGACGTTGACGAGGCGTCGTCGGCCATGCGGGCGGGCACGGTGGCCGCCCTCATCGTCTACGAGAACAGCTGGGCCATCCCCTTCGTCGCCGCTGCGCGCAACAGTGGTGGCGAGCTCATCGCGAGCGCGCGCATCCCCGCGCCGGTCGTCATGGAGGCCCTGGAGGCCATCGAGGGCACTGAGAGTGCCGAGAGCGCCTGA
- a CDS encoding SHOCT domain-containing protein — translation MPGLLRGVARTAVVAGTATAVSGRVQRRQAEKYATRDANIYAQREQAYADQQAAAAPPPPAAAPASSGDTIAQLKELAELKAQGILTDEEFAAQKAKILGS, via the coding sequence ATGCCAGGACTGTTGCGAGGAGTCGCCCGCACGGCGGTCGTCGCCGGAACGGCGACGGCGGTCAGCGGACGCGTGCAGCGCCGCCAGGCGGAGAAGTACGCCACACGCGACGCCAACATCTACGCCCAGCGGGAGCAGGCCTACGCCGACCAGCAGGCCGCGGCCGCGCCGCCACCGCCAGCCGCGGCGCCGGCGAGCAGTGGCGACACCATCGCCCAGTTGAAGGAGCTCGCCGAGCTCAAGGCGCAGGGCATCCTCACCGACGAGGAGTTCGCCGCCCAGAAGGCGAAGATCCTCGGGTCGTGA
- a CDS encoding pyridoxal-dependent decarboxylase, with amino-acid sequence MHGFHDESLHALGQAVLKYAEDRLKLDPVPLDGPRSEEELDRIAGQTITPDGIGGLAALKLFEEDLAPACISTDHPRYLSFIPCAPTEAAAMFDLVVGASSIYGGSWLEGAGAVYAENQALRWLADLAGFPEGAGGVFTPGGTIGNLSALVTAREKARARARLEGRSGAGARPWRVAATLAAHSSIDSACQVMDAEMVGVHVDDQWRLTGDRLREVLLAHGPETFFAVVATCGTTNFGIIDDLASVAEVCHEFGIWFHVDGAYGGAGLAAPSVRERYRGIELADSFIVDPHKWLFAPFDCCALIYREPAWARAAHTQKASYLDVLTEAPEWNPTDYAVGLTRRARGLPFWFSLATHGTRAYTEAIERTLAVTRFATEEIRRRDYLEVVREPDLSVVVFRRLGWTPQQYQEWSDRLLAEEFAFVVPTSHDGETLTRFAVVNPNTSEDDITAILDTMA; translated from the coding sequence GTGCACGGGTTCCACGACGAGTCACTCCACGCCCTCGGCCAGGCGGTCCTCAAGTACGCGGAGGACCGCCTGAAGCTCGACCCGGTGCCGCTCGACGGCCCGCGCAGCGAGGAGGAGCTCGACCGCATCGCCGGTCAGACCATCACCCCTGACGGCATCGGGGGCCTGGCGGCGCTGAAGCTGTTCGAGGAGGACCTCGCGCCGGCCTGCATCTCCACCGACCACCCGCGCTACCTCAGCTTCATCCCGTGCGCCCCGACCGAGGCGGCGGCGATGTTCGACCTCGTCGTCGGCGCCTCCTCCATCTACGGGGGTTCGTGGCTCGAGGGCGCCGGAGCGGTCTACGCCGAGAACCAGGCCCTGCGGTGGCTCGCCGACCTCGCGGGGTTCCCGGAGGGGGCAGGCGGGGTGTTCACCCCCGGTGGCACCATCGGCAACCTCTCGGCCCTCGTCACCGCGCGGGAGAAGGCCCGGGCGCGCGCCAGGCTCGAGGGGCGCAGCGGCGCGGGCGCCCGGCCGTGGCGCGTGGCGGCGACGCTGGCCGCCCACTCCTCGATCGACTCGGCGTGCCAGGTCATGGACGCCGAGATGGTCGGCGTCCACGTCGACGACCAGTGGCGGCTGACCGGCGACCGGCTGCGCGAGGTGCTCCTCGCCCACGGGCCCGAGACGTTCTTCGCGGTCGTGGCCACCTGTGGCACGACCAACTTCGGCATCATCGACGACCTCGCCTCGGTCGCCGAGGTGTGCCACGAGTTCGGCATCTGGTTCCACGTCGACGGCGCCTACGGGGGAGCGGGGCTCGCGGCGCCGTCGGTGCGCGAGCGCTACCGCGGCATCGAGCTGGCCGACTCGTTCATCGTCGACCCGCACAAGTGGCTGTTCGCGCCGTTCGACTGCTGCGCCCTGATCTACCGCGAGCCGGCGTGGGCCCGGGCCGCACACACCCAGAAGGCGTCCTACCTCGACGTGCTCACCGAGGCCCCGGAGTGGAACCCCACCGACTACGCCGTGGGCCTGACCCGCCGGGCCCGCGGCCTGCCGTTCTGGTTCTCCCTGGCCACTCACGGCACGCGCGCCTACACCGAGGCCATCGAGCGGACGCTCGCGGTGACCCGGTTCGCCACCGAGGAGATCCGCCGCCGCGACTACCTCGAGGTGGTGCGCGAGCCCGACCTCTCCGTCGTCGTCTTCCGCCGGCTGGGCTGGACGCCGCAGCAGTACCAGGAGTGGTCCGACCGACTGCTGGCCGAGGAGTTCGCCTTCGTGGTGCCGACGTCCCACGACGGGGAGACGCTGACCCGGTTCGCCGTCGTCAACCCCAACACCTCCGAGGACGACATCACCGCCATCCTCGACACCATGGCCTGA
- a CDS encoding DUF3263 domain-containing protein, with protein MNAAHEQGTSSAAAELSERDREIIAFERQWWKYAGAKEQAIRELFDMSATRYYQVLNTLIDNPAALEADPMLIKRLRRLRASRQRARSARRLGIQL; from the coding sequence GTGAACGCCGCACACGAGCAGGGCACCAGCAGCGCCGCCGCGGAGCTGAGCGAGCGCGACCGCGAGATCATCGCCTTCGAGCGCCAGTGGTGGAAGTACGCCGGCGCGAAGGAGCAGGCGATCCGCGAGCTGTTCGACATGAGCGCCACCCGCTACTACCAGGTGCTCAACACCCTCATCGACAACCCCGCGGCCCTCGAGGCCGACCCGATGCTGATCAAGCGCCTGCGCCGGCTGCGTGCCTCGCGCCAGCGGGCCCGCTCGGCCCGCCGCCTCGGCATCCAGCTGTAG
- a CDS encoding GNAT family N-acetyltransferase — MSEQVAEQAPQPSVRRAAPDDALVVAALTLQCARHRGAPSEPGFLDRFAFAWLAAAADHPVWVAECSGEHAGYLLTTRHRPLPWPGDRGSGGSLMVEQFFVRPRFRNRRIGELLLTAARDWARAEGLSALQMRPGRHTRSLCERVGLADTGDLMELRLGAGGPDR, encoded by the coding sequence GTGAGCGAGCAGGTGGCCGAGCAGGCGCCGCAGCCGTCGGTGCGCCGGGCCGCGCCGGACGACGCCCTCGTCGTCGCTGCGCTGACGCTGCAGTGCGCCCGGCACCGCGGTGCCCCCTCCGAGCCGGGGTTCCTCGACCGGTTCGCCTTCGCCTGGCTCGCGGCCGCGGCCGACCACCCCGTCTGGGTTGCCGAGTGCAGCGGGGAGCACGCCGGCTACCTCCTGACCACCCGCCACCGGCCGCTGCCCTGGCCGGGTGACCGCGGCAGCGGCGGCAGCCTCATGGTCGAGCAGTTCTTCGTGCGCCCGCGGTTCCGCAACCGCAGGATCGGGGAGCTGCTCCTCACCGCGGCCCGGGACTGGGCCCGCGCCGAGGGGCTCTCGGCCCTGCAGATGCGACCCGGGCGGCACACGAGGTCGCTCTGCGAGCGGGTTGGGCTGGCCGACACCGGTGACCTCATGGAGCTCCGGCTGGGAGCGGGCGGGCCGGACCGGTGA
- a CDS encoding VOC family protein codes for MSGLRIGSVVVNVSDVPAATAFWSRALGYEPLYEPEPDWVILQPRDGGGPNLSLNLGETRPAEVPHVHLDLYADDQAAEVERLVGLGARRVEHWPYPDEPYDYVVLEDPDGNRFCVIDASPDLDG; via the coding sequence GTGAGCGGGCTGCGCATCGGCTCCGTGGTGGTCAACGTCAGCGACGTGCCTGCCGCGACGGCCTTCTGGTCGCGGGCCCTGGGCTACGAGCCCCTCTACGAGCCCGAGCCCGACTGGGTGATCCTCCAGCCACGCGACGGCGGCGGCCCGAACCTCTCCCTGAACCTCGGCGAGACCCGCCCGGCCGAGGTGCCGCACGTCCACCTCGACCTCTACGCCGACGACCAGGCCGCCGAGGTCGAGCGGCTGGTCGGGCTGGGGGCCCGCCGCGTGGAGCACTGGCCCTATCCCGACGAGCCGTACGACTACGTCGTGCTCGAGGACCCCGACGGCAACCGCTTCTGCGTCATCGACGCGAGTCCCGACCTGGACGGCTGA
- a CDS encoding P1 family peptidase, translating into MRPGPTNTLTDVGGIRVGHATRTADGWLTGTTVVLPGPEGAVAGVDVRGGGPGTRETDLLDPRNLVDRVHAIVLTGGSAFGLAAADGVCQHLYAAGTGWPMGEPGDVVPIVPAAVLFDLGRGGEFGNHPGAEEGRAACEDADAGPVRQGCVGAGTGARAGGLKGGIGSASAVLGDGTTVAALVAVNAWGLPVHPDTGELLAARHGLPGEFAGIGVPALAEVEAARARAAEEAHRAPLAPGMATTIGVIATDTTLTKAECQKVSGLGHDGLARAVNPVHTLLDGDTLFTLATGERPAPDLPGIYELMAAAGDCVTRAVGHAMLAATSVVTPGGEIRAWRDAFPSATA; encoded by the coding sequence GTGCGTCCCGGCCCCACCAACACGCTCACCGACGTGGGCGGCATACGGGTCGGTCACGCCACCCGCACCGCCGACGGCTGGCTGACCGGCACCACCGTCGTGCTTCCCGGCCCGGAGGGGGCCGTTGCGGGGGTCGACGTGCGCGGCGGAGGCCCCGGCACCCGTGAGACCGACCTGCTCGACCCGCGCAACCTCGTCGACCGCGTGCACGCGATCGTGCTGACCGGCGGAAGCGCCTTCGGGCTCGCCGCCGCCGACGGCGTCTGCCAGCACCTGTATGCCGCGGGCACGGGCTGGCCGATGGGCGAGCCGGGGGACGTGGTCCCGATCGTGCCGGCAGCCGTGCTCTTCGACCTCGGCCGGGGCGGCGAGTTCGGAAACCACCCCGGGGCCGAGGAGGGGCGCGCCGCCTGCGAGGACGCCGACGCCGGTCCGGTGCGGCAGGGCTGCGTCGGGGCCGGCACCGGGGCGCGGGCAGGCGGCCTCAAGGGCGGGATCGGGTCGGCGAGCGCGGTGCTGGGCGACGGCACCACGGTTGCGGCCCTGGTGGCCGTGAACGCCTGGGGCCTGCCGGTGCACCCCGACACCGGCGAGCTGCTCGCGGCGCGCCACGGGCTGCCCGGTGAGTTCGCGGGCATCGGGGTGCCGGCGCTCGCGGAGGTCGAGGCGGCGAGGGCCCGGGCGGCCGAGGAGGCGCACCGCGCGCCGTTGGCGCCGGGCATGGCCACGACCATCGGCGTCATCGCGACCGATACCACGCTGACCAAGGCCGAGTGCCAGAAGGTCAGCGGCCTCGGCCACGACGGACTGGCCCGGGCGGTCAACCCCGTGCATACGCTGCTCGACGGCGACACCCTGTTCACGCTGGCGACGGGGGAGCGACCGGCGCCCGATCTGCCGGGCATCTACGAGCTGATGGCGGCCGCCGGCGACTGCGTGACCCGCGCCGTGGGCCACGCCATGCTCGCGGCCACCTCCGTCGTCACCCCCGGTGGTGAGATCCGCGCCTGGCGCGACGCCTTCCCTTCTGCCACAGCCTGA